The nucleotide window TCCATCTTGTTGACGAACGCGAGACGGGGAACCTTGTACTTGTTCGCCTGGCGCCACACCGTTTCCGACTGCGGCTGCACGCCGCCCACAGCGCAGTAGACCATGCACGCACCGTCGAGCACGCGCATCGAGCGCTCAACTTCAATCGTGAAGTCAACGTGGCCCGGGGTGTCGATGATGTTGATGCGGTGCTCGGGGTAGTTGCCGCCCATGCCCTTCCAGAACGCGGTCGTAGCAGCGGACGTGATCGTGATACCACGCTCCTGTTCCTGCTCCATCCAGTCCATGGTCGCGGCGCCGTCGTGAACTTCACCAATCTTGTGGTTCACGCCGGTGTAAAACAGAATGCGCTCGGTCGTCGTCGTCTTGCCGGCGTCGATGTGAGCGCTAATACCGATGTTACGGTAGCGCTCGATAGGAGTCTTGCGAGCCACTTTGATCCTCTATCAGGAGGTGCGCGCCGGATCGATCCCGACCGGGTTGATCCCAACGCGCCTGAACACAAACGGGCGAGGCGCTCGATAAGCGCACCCGCCCGGAATTTTTTCCGTTTTTGAGCAAACCCCGGTAGGGGCTTTCTCTTAGAAGCGGAAGTGCGAGAACGCCTTGTTCGCTTCTGCCATCCGGTGAACTTCGTCGCGCTTCTTCATCGCGCCGCCACGGCCTTCGGCCGCTTCGGAGAGTTCACCTGCCAGACGCAGAGCCATCGACTTCTCGCTGCGCTTCTTCGCGGCTTCACGCAGCCAACGCATCGCCAATGCCATACGACGCGAGGGGCGCACTTCGACCGGAACCTGATAGTTCGCACCACCAACGCGGCGGCTCTTCACTTCCACCACCGGCTTCACGTTGTTGAGCGCAACAGTGAACACTTCCAGCGGGTCCTTGCCACCCTTGGTCTGGATCTGTTCGAAAGCGCCGTACACGATGCGCTCGGCAACCGACTTCTTGCCGGAGAGCATCAGCACGTTCATGAACTTGGCTACATCAACGTTGCCGAACTTCGGATCCGGCAACACTTCCCGCTTGGGGACTTCGCGACGACGCGGCATGTTTCTTCCTTTAACTTTTCAGTTGAAGCGCGGGTGAATTCCTTGCGCTCCGCGGCCACCAACTAACCCGATTCATCCATTACGACTTACCAGCCTGGTCGGGTGACCACTTACTCGACAGCACCGGCCAATCCGGCACCTGTCGCTTTTATCGCCCGCTCTCGAAAAAGCGAGACGACGCTCGACTCTTACTTCGCAGCCTTCGCGCGCTTCGCGCCGTACTTCGAACGAGCCTGCTTACGATCCTTGACGCCCTGGGTATCCAGCGAGCCGCGAACCATGTGGTAACGCACACCCGGCAAGTCCTTCACACGGCCGCCGCGGATCAGCACAACCGAGTGCTCTTGCAGGTTGTGGCCTTCACCACCGATGTACGAAATGACTTCGAAACCGTTCGTCAGGCGCACCTTGGCGACCTTACGGAGTGCCGAGTTCGGCTTCTTCGGCGTCGTCGTGTACACGCGAGTGCACACGCCGCGACGCTGCGGGCAGTCCTGCAGGGCCGGCGACTTGCTCTTCGTAGCTTCCGAAGCGCGGCCTTTGCGAACCAGTTGATTGATGGTTGGCATTGTTTATTCCTGAAATTGAACAAAATCGACGCATTTATTTCCGGGCAAAGCGGAAATGCATGCGTGTCGAACTCCGGAATTCGGTAATTGACGTTAGTTTTCGTCAAATCATTTGACGAGCACGGACATCCCAAAGACCGGAACCCAGCATGATATTCCGAAAATACCAAGCAAGTCAACGGCTTGCGACATTTCGGACGACGGAGGAAGTGACAGCGCCGTGACAATCCGGCGGCGCCCGGAATACCCGGAGGGAAACCCCGCGCCTTATTCGTCGCCGACGACCTCGACGAGTTCCTCGCCGAAGCGTTCGAGCTTGCGCGCCCCGATGCCCGGAATGTCGCGCAACTCGTCCACCGACTCCGGGCCGTTGCGCGCGATTTCCGCCAGCGTGGCGTCGTGGAAGATGACGTAGGCCGGCACGCCTTCGCTCTTTGCGGTTTCAGTGCGCCACAGACGCAGGCGCTCCCAGCGCGAACGCTGGCGCTGGCTCATGCCAAGGGTCGGATCGGCGCGCTCGCTCGTGCGGCTCGACGACGTGCGCGTACGCGTGGGCTTCACGTAGCGGCGCATCGTCACATTCTGCTCGCCCTTGAGGACCGGCTTGCTCGCCTCGGTAAGCACGAGCGAACCGTAGCCGTCGTGGTCGACAGTGAGATAACCGAACGCCACCAGTTGCCGGAAGATTGCGCGCCATTCCGGTTCCGAAAGCGCCGAGCCGATGCCGAAGGTGGAGATTTTCTCGTGCCCACGCTGCAGGATCTTCTCGGTGCGATTACCGCGCAGGATGTCGATCAGGTGGCCGGCGCCGAAGTTGAAGCCGCTCGCGCGCTGGGCGCGGAACGCGCAAGAGAGTGCCATTTGCGCCTCACGCGTCGCGTCCCACGTGGCCGGCGGCTCGAGGCACGTGTCGCAGTTGCCGCACGGCTTGCTCTCTTCGCCGAAGTACGCGAGCAGCCGCACGCGCCGGCACGTGGCCGCTTCGCACAGGCCAAGCAACGCGTCGAGCTTGCCCGTCTGCACACGCTTGTGCTGCTCGTCGGCTTCGGACTCGTCGATCATCTTTCGCTGCTGTACCACGTCGCCGAGACCGTAGGCCATCCACGCATTGGCCGCCAGCCCGTCGCGGCCCGCGCGGCCGGTTTCCTGGTAGTAGCCTTCCACGCTCTTGGGCAAATCCAGATGCGCGACGAAACGCACGTCCGGCTTGTCGATGCCCATGCCGAATGCGATGGTGGCGCACATCACCACGCCCTCCTCGCGCTGGAACAGCTCCTGGTGCTTCTGGCGCACCTCGAATTCCATGCCGGCGTGATACGGCAGCGCACGAAGCCCCTGCCCTTTCAACCACTCCGCGGTTTCCTCGACCTTGCGGCGCGAGAGGCAATACACGACGCCCGCGTCGGTGGTGCCGTCAGCGCGCGTGTGTTCCGCGCGGATGAAGTCGAGCAGTTGCGAGCGCGCGTTGTCCTTCTCGACGATGCGATAGCGGATGTTCGGCCGGTCGAAGCTCGAGACGAACACACGTGCGTCGTCGAGCGCGAGCCGGTGCGCGATCTCGTCGCGCGTGATGGCGTCCGCAGTTGCCGTGAGCGCAATGCGCGGCACGTTCGGAAAGCGCTCGTGCAGCACCGAGAGCTGGATGTATTCGGGCCGGAAGTCGTGGCCCCATTGCGAGACGCAGTGCGCTTCGTCGATCGCAAAGAGCCCGATGCGCGTGCGCTCGAGCAGATCGAGAAAGCGCGGCGTCATGAGGCGCTCGGGTGCGACGTAAAGCAGGTCGAGATCGCCTTCGCGCAGCGCCCGCTCGGTAGCCGCTGCTTCAGCGCCGCTGAGCGTCGAATTGAGATAAGCGGCGCGTACGCCGACTTCTGTGAGCGCGGCGACCTGGTCCTGCATGAGCGCGATGAGCGGCGACACGACGATGCCGGCACCTAGCCCGGCTTCGTGCCGCACAAGTGCTGGAATCTGGTAGCAGAGTGACTTGCCGCCGCCGGTAGGCATGAGCACCAGCGAATCGCCGCCCCCTGCGACATGCTCGACGATTTCGGCTTGCTGCCCTCTGAACACGGGATAGCCGAAGACTTCGTTGAGGATTTCGAGGGAGCGGGACATGAAAGGCACGGGATTCGGAAGCGGTCGGCGCATTCTACCAACCGCGGCACGCCTCAAACCGCACTTCAAGCAACGTTAGCCGAAAGGTCGAGGCACCGCACCGGCTTTAGCAGCGCTTACGCAACTGGAAAGAAGAGACCCCGGAGGCTGCTCGCGCAGGCTGCGAACGCAGACAAACAGGGTGAAGTGGAGTTCGTCAGGCGGTTTGGTGCCGGCGCGCGATGCGAACCGCACCGACGATCGTCACGATGGCAACGACCGCGGCAACGATCGCGAAAACGCTGGCCCCGAAGAGCACGACGTTCGCGCCGACGAACATCAGCGAGCCGATCGTCAGCAACGCCGCGCCGCCCTTGACCCGGCCCGCCAGCAGCATGATGAAACCGATGATCAGGAACGCCCACATCACGAGGAAGGTCGCGAAGAAGTTCGCCGCAGATTGATTGCTGACGTGATGCAGTAGCTGCGAAAAGCTGGCGACACACGCCACCAGATTCAGGATGAGACCGACCCCGACCACCCACATGATTACCGCCTCCAGATTCAGATAAATGCCGCCAGTGTCGTACGTAAAGCCCCACACAGGCGGACGTGGCGCGCTACGTTAGCACGCCTGACCGATGTGCGCAGCGAGCGGCCCGGCACTGCGGCACGAGGCCGCAGGCGCGGGCGAGAAGCGCCAGTACCAATAAAAAAAGCCGCCCGGTGAATACCAGGCGGCTTTTGCGAGGGCACAAGACGGCTTTCGCCGCCCCACGCTTACTCGTCCGTCGTATGCGGCTGTTGCGGCTGCTCGACGGCCGGGGTTTCCGGCGTACCGAACTCGAACGCTTCTTCCGCTGCGATCTGGTCGAAACGCTCGCGATCCGACGATTCCTTCGCACGGCGCGCCTTGTGGAACGCGAGGCCCGTACCAGCCGGAATCAGACGGCCGACGATCACGTTTTCCTTCAGGCCACGCAGATCGTCGCGCTTGCCCATAATCGCCGCTTCCGTCAGCACGCGCGTCGTTTCCTGGAACGATGCCGCCGAGATGAACGAATCGGTCGAGAGCGATGCCTTCGTGATACCGAGCAGCACGTTCTCGTACGTTGCCGGGCGCTTGTCCTCGGCGTTCATCTTGTCGTTTTCGTCCAGCATGTCCGAACGCTCGACCTGCTCGCCCGGAATGAAGCGCGTATCACCGTTGTCGGTGATCTGCACACGACGCAGCATCTGACGCACGATCACTTCGATGTGCTTGTCGTTGATCTTCACGCCTTGCAGACGGTACACGTCCTGCACTTCGTCCACGATGTAACGCGACAGCGCTTCGATACCCTGCAGACGCAGGATGTCGTGCGGATCGGCCGGGCCGTCCACGATCATTTCGCCCTTGTTGACGACCTGACCGTCGTGGACCAGAACCTGCTTTTCCTTCGCGATCAGGAACTCGTGCTGATTGCCTTCGAGGTCCGTGATAACGAGACGCTGCTTGCCCTTCGTGTCCTTACCGAACGACGTCGTACCCGTGACTTCCGCCAGGATACCTGCGTCCTTCGGCGAACGTGCTTCGAACAGTTCCGCCACACGCGGCAGACCACCGGTAATGTCACGCGTCTTCTGTGCTTCGGTCGGGATACGTGCCAGCACTTCACCCACCTGCACCTGCTGACCGTCCTTCACGGTGATCAGTGCGCCGACCTGGAAGCCGATCTGCACCGAATGCTCCGTGCCCGGGATCTTCACTTCGTCGCCGTTCGCGTCGAGCAGCTTGACCTGCGGACGCACGCTCTTCGCAGCCTGCGAACCGCGGCGCTTCACGTCGATCACGACGAGGGTCGACAGACCGGTGACATCGTCGATCTGCTTCGCGACCGTCACGCCTTCCTCGACGTTCTCGAACTTCACCGTACCGCCGTACTCGGTGATGATCGGGCGCGTGAGCGGATCCCACGTTGCGAGTTGCGTGCCGGCCTTGATTGCCGCGCCATCGAGTTGCAGCAGCGTCGCGCCGTACGGCACCTTGTGACGCTCGCGCTCGCGGCCGTGATCGTCGGCAATGATGGCTTCGCCCGAACGCGAGATGACGACTTGCTCGCCCTTCGCATTCGTGACGTAACGCATCGTCGCCGTGAAGCGCACGGTACCGTTCGACTTGGCTTCCACCGACGAGGCCACTGCCGCACGCGACGCCGCACCACCGATGTGGAACGTACGCATCGTGAGCTGCGTGCCCGGTTCGCCGATCGACTGTGCAGCGATCACGCCGACGGCTTCGCCGACGTTCACGCGCGAACCGCGGCCGAGGTCGCGGCCATAACAGGAAGCGCACAGGCCATAACGCGTTTCGCAGGTGAGCGGCGTGCGCACGCGCACTTCGTCGATGCCGAGGCTTTCGATCGTTTCAACTGCGTCTTCGTCGAGCAGGTCGCCCGAAGCGTAGATCGTTTCCTGCGTTTCCGGATTGACGACGTCCGCCACCGCAACGCGGCCGAGAATACGGTCGCGCAGCGCTTCGACGACTTCACCGCCTTCCACGAGGGCCTTCATCGCCACGCCGTTCGACGTGCCGCAATCGTCCTCGACGACCACGAGATCCTGCGTGACGTCCACGAGACGACGCGTCAGGTAACCCGAGTTCGCGGTCTTCAGTGCCGTATCAGCCAGACCCTTACGTGCACCGTGGGTCGAGATGAAGTACTGCAACACGTTCAGACCTTCGCGGAAGTTCGCGGTAATCGGCGTTTCGATAATCGAGCCGTCCGGCTTCGCCATCAGGCCGCGCATACCCGCCAGCTGACGGATCTGGACCGCGGAACCCCGCGCGCCCGAGTCGGCCATCATGTAGATCGAGTTGAACGATTCCTGACGCGTTTCCTTGCCGTCGCGGTCGATGACCGGTTCCGTCGCGAGCTGCTCCATCATCGCCTTGCCGACCGCTTCCGACGTTGCCGACCAGATGTCGACCACGTTGTTGTAGCGCTCTTGCGCGGTGACGAGACCCGACATGTACTGACGGTCGTACTCCTTCACCTTCTTCGCTGCGTCGCCGACGATGGTTTCCTTCTGCGGCGGCACGAGCATGTCGTCCACGCAGATCGAAATACCGGCGCGCGTTGCCAGGCGGAAGCCCGACTGCATCAGCTGGTCAGCGAAGATCACCGTTTCGCGCAGACCGCACTTGCGGAACGCGGTGTTGATCAGACGCGAGATTTCCTTCTTCTTCAGCGGCTTGTTCAGCACCGAGAACGGCAGGCCCGGCGGCAGAATTTCCGACAGGATCGAACGGCCGACCGTGGTCGCGTACAGCGTGATCTTCGGCACGAATGCCGGTGCGCCTTCCGACTTGTCCTCGTTGTGGACCATTTCGGTAATACGCACGTTCACGCGCGAGGCCAGCTCGACTTCCTTGTTCTCGTACGCGCGGATCGCTTCCGACACGCCCGTGAACGTCATGCCTTCGCCCTTGCCGTTGATCGCTTCACGCGTGGCGTAGTACAGGCCCAGCACGATATCCTGCGACGGCACGATCGACGGATCGCCGTTGGCCGGGAACAGGACGTTGTTCGACGCGAGCATGAGCGTGCGCGCTTCCATCTGCGCTTCGAGCGACAGCGGAACGTGAACAGCCATCTGGTCACCGTCGAAGTCGGCGTTGAACGCCGCGCAAACGAGCGGGTGCAGCTGGATTGCCTTACCTTCGATCAGCACCGGCTCGAAAGCCTGAATGCCAAGACGGTGCAGCGTCGGTGCACGGTTGAGCATGACCGGATGTTCGCGGATCACCTCTTCGAGGATGTCCCACACCACCGGCGTCTGGTTCTCGACTTCCTTCTTCGCAGCCTTGATGGTCGTGGCAACGCCCATCGTTTCCAGCTTGTTGAAGATGAACGGCTTGAAGAGTTCGAGCGCCATCAGCTTCGGCAGACCGCACTGGTGCAGCTTGAGCGTCGGACCCACCACGATGACCGAACGGCCCGAGTAGTCCACGCGCTTGCCCAGCAGGTTCTGACGGAAGCGACCGCCCTTACCCTTGATCATGTCGGCGAGCGACTTCAGCGGACGCTTGTTCGCGCCCGTCATCGCCTTGCCGCGACGACCGTTGTCGAGCAGCGAATCAACCGCTTCCTGGAGCATCCGCTTTTCGTTGCGGACGATGATCTCCGGCGCCTTCAGCTCGAGCAGACGCTTCAGACGGTTGTTACGGTTGATGACGCGGCGATACAGATCGTTCAGGTCCGAAGTTGCGAAGCGGCCACCGTCCAGCGGCACCAGCGGACGCAGTTCGGGCGGCAGCACCGGCAGCACTTCGAGCACCATCCATTCGGGCTTGATGCCCGAACGCTGGAAGGCCTCGAGCACCTTCAGGCGCTTCGCGTACTTCTTGATCTTCGCTTCCGAGCCGGTGTTCTTAAGCTCCGTGCGCAACGTCTCGACCTGTTCGTCGATATTGATCGCGCGCAGCAGCTCGCGCACGCCTTCCGCGCCCATTTCAGCGCGGAATTCGTCACCGTACTCTTCGACCTTGTTGTAGTAATCCTCTTCGGTCATGATCTGCCGCGCCTTCAGCGGCGTCATGCC belongs to Paraburkholderia flagellata and includes:
- the recQ gene encoding DNA helicase RecQ, with product MSRSLEILNEVFGYPVFRGQQAEIVEHVAGGGDSLVLMPTGGGKSLCYQIPALVRHEAGLGAGIVVSPLIALMQDQVAALTEVGVRAAYLNSTLSGAEAAATERALREGDLDLLYVAPERLMTPRFLDLLERTRIGLFAIDEAHCVSQWGHDFRPEYIQLSVLHERFPNVPRIALTATADAITRDEIAHRLALDDARVFVSSFDRPNIRYRIVEKDNARSQLLDFIRAEHTRADGTTDAGVVYCLSRRKVEETAEWLKGQGLRALPYHAGMEFEVRQKHQELFQREEGVVMCATIAFGMGIDKPDVRFVAHLDLPKSVEGYYQETGRAGRDGLAANAWMAYGLGDVVQQRKMIDESEADEQHKRVQTGKLDALLGLCEAATCRRVRLLAYFGEESKPCGNCDTCLEPPATWDATREAQMALSCAFRAQRASGFNFGAGHLIDILRGNRTEKILQRGHEKISTFGIGSALSEPEWRAIFRQLVAFGYLTVDHDGYGSLVLTEASKPVLKGEQNVTMRRYVKPTRTRTSSSRTSERADPTLGMSQRQRSRWERLRLWRTETAKSEGVPAYVIFHDATLAEIARNGPESVDELRDIPGIGARKLERFGEELVEVVGDE
- the rpsG gene encoding 30S ribosomal protein S7 — its product is MPRRREVPKREVLPDPKFGNVDVAKFMNVLMLSGKKSVAERIVYGAFEQIQTKGGKDPLEVFTVALNNVKPVVEVKSRRVGGANYQVPVEVRPSRRMALAMRWLREAAKKRSEKSMALRLAGELSEAAEGRGGAMKKRDEVHRMAEANKAFSHFRF
- the rpoC gene encoding DNA-directed RNA polymerase subunit beta' gives rise to the protein MKALLDLFKQVQQEEVFDAIKIGLASPDKIRSWSFGEVKKPETINYRTFKPERDGLFCAKIFGPIKDYECLCGKYKRLKHRGVICEKCGVEVTLAKVRRERMGHIELASPVAHIWFLKSLPSRLGMVLDMTLRDIERVLYFEAYVVIEPGMTPLKARQIMTEEDYYNKVEEYGDEFRAEMGAEGVRELLRAINIDEQVETLRTELKNTGSEAKIKKYAKRLKVLEAFQRSGIKPEWMVLEVLPVLPPELRPLVPLDGGRFATSDLNDLYRRVINRNNRLKRLLELKAPEIIVRNEKRMLQEAVDSLLDNGRRGKAMTGANKRPLKSLADMIKGKGGRFRQNLLGKRVDYSGRSVIVVGPTLKLHQCGLPKLMALELFKPFIFNKLETMGVATTIKAAKKEVENQTPVVWDILEEVIREHPVMLNRAPTLHRLGIQAFEPVLIEGKAIQLHPLVCAAFNADFDGDQMAVHVPLSLEAQMEARTLMLASNNVLFPANGDPSIVPSQDIVLGLYYATREAINGKGEGMTFTGVSEAIRAYENKEVELASRVNVRITEMVHNEDKSEGAPAFVPKITLYATTVGRSILSEILPPGLPFSVLNKPLKKKEISRLINTAFRKCGLRETVIFADQLMQSGFRLATRAGISICVDDMLVPPQKETIVGDAAKKVKEYDRQYMSGLVTAQERYNNVVDIWSATSEAVGKAMMEQLATEPVIDRDGKETRQESFNSIYMMADSGARGSAVQIRQLAGMRGLMAKPDGSIIETPITANFREGLNVLQYFISTHGARKGLADTALKTANSGYLTRRLVDVTQDLVVVEDDCGTSNGVAMKALVEGGEVVEALRDRILGRVAVADVVNPETQETIYASGDLLDEDAVETIESLGIDEVRVRTPLTCETRYGLCASCYGRDLGRGSRVNVGEAVGVIAAQSIGEPGTQLTMRTFHIGGAASRAAVASSVEAKSNGTVRFTATMRYVTNAKGEQVVISRSGEAIIADDHGRERERHKVPYGATLLQLDGAAIKAGTQLATWDPLTRPIITEYGGTVKFENVEEGVTVAKQIDDVTGLSTLVVIDVKRRGSQAAKSVRPQVKLLDANGDEVKIPGTEHSVQIGFQVGALITVKDGQQVQVGEVLARIPTEAQKTRDITGGLPRVAELFEARSPKDAGILAEVTGTTSFGKDTKGKQRLVITDLEGNQHEFLIAKEKQVLVHDGQVVNKGEMIVDGPADPHDILRLQGIEALSRYIVDEVQDVYRLQGVKINDKHIEVIVRQMLRRVQITDNGDTRFIPGEQVERSDMLDENDKMNAEDKRPATYENVLLGITKASLSTDSFISAASFQETTRVLTEAAIMGKRDDLRGLKENVIVGRLIPAGTGLAFHKARRAKESSDRERFDQIAAEEAFEFGTPETPAVEQPQQPHTTDE
- the rpsL gene encoding 30S ribosomal protein S12 — translated: MPTINQLVRKGRASEATKSKSPALQDCPQRRGVCTRVYTTTPKKPNSALRKVAKVRLTNGFEVISYIGGEGHNLQEHSVVLIRGGRVKDLPGVRYHMVRGSLDTQGVKDRKQARSKYGAKRAKAAK